Proteins encoded within one genomic window of Candidatus Methylacidiphilales bacterium:
- a CDS encoding ATP-binding protein, translating into MPAAPTPQNEHDRLFNLRSLHILDTPPENRFDRITRLATALTGCAVSTITLVDESRQWFKSVFGQSTRETPREMSFCAYAILSDEPLVVQDAAEDVRFSDNPLVTGNPGIRAYAGVPLISEEGYRIGTLCVIHFEPRTFSDSEIEVLHILAAMAIDEVCKIEWNRAVKELQAARAEADRASRTKSDFLAMMSHEIRTPLNGVIGFSELMVASELSPDNKEYAAGIRASAETLRTLLNDLLDFSKIEAGRLDLEMRPTSVAGETELVRKMFEALALEKGIELKVEVDASVPERISTDPTRLRQILCNLVSNAIKFTGQGSIRIKANYDVATSCLQVSVCDTGLGIDEAHAEKLFEPYTQASASTSRKFGGTGLGLAICRRLCEMLGGYIRFESVPGQGTTFFFTLKAPVVTDSFAHTGKVPVSGQPMPSFRILAAEDNVVNQRVLELTLKKLGCSSLIVSNGKELMRQLEKDRDFDVVLLDVHMPEMNGLDAVREIRRLEARDQSPRLPVIAFTADVLASERAACLEAGMDAVLNKPLKAEELLRELRTVGRTR; encoded by the coding sequence ATGCCTGCTGCTCCCACCCCACAGAACGAGCACGATCGCTTGTTTAATCTCCGGTCCCTGCACATCCTCGACACCCCGCCGGAGAATCGCTTCGACCGCATCACCCGTCTGGCTACCGCACTCACGGGATGTGCGGTTTCGACCATCACCTTGGTCGACGAGAGTCGGCAGTGGTTCAAATCGGTGTTCGGGCAATCCACCCGCGAGACACCGCGCGAAATGTCTTTTTGCGCCTACGCCATTCTTTCCGATGAACCTCTGGTGGTGCAGGACGCTGCCGAGGATGTTCGTTTCAGCGACAACCCCCTCGTCACCGGCAATCCCGGCATCCGGGCCTATGCAGGAGTTCCATTGATTTCTGAGGAAGGATACCGCATCGGCACCCTCTGTGTGATCCACTTCGAGCCGCGCACGTTCAGCGATTCGGAAATCGAAGTGCTGCATATTCTGGCTGCCATGGCCATCGATGAAGTGTGCAAGATCGAATGGAACCGGGCGGTCAAGGAACTGCAGGCGGCCCGAGCCGAGGCCGACCGGGCCAGCCGCACCAAAAGCGATTTCCTCGCCATGATGAGCCACGAAATACGCACGCCCTTGAATGGAGTCATTGGTTTCTCCGAACTCATGGTGGCCTCCGAGCTTTCACCCGACAACAAAGAGTATGCCGCGGGCATCCGGGCCAGCGCGGAAACTCTGAGGACCCTCCTCAATGATCTTTTGGATTTTTCCAAGATCGAGGCCGGGCGACTGGACTTGGAAATGCGCCCAACTTCGGTGGCAGGGGAAACGGAATTGGTGCGGAAGATGTTCGAAGCACTGGCATTAGAAAAAGGCATCGAATTGAAAGTTGAAGTAGATGCCAGTGTACCGGAGCGGATTTCCACCGACCCTACCCGGTTGCGGCAGATTCTTTGCAATCTGGTTTCCAATGCCATCAAGTTCACCGGGCAGGGTTCGATCCGAATCAAGGCCAATTATGATGTGGCGACATCATGCCTCCAGGTCAGTGTCTGCGATACCGGACTGGGCATTGATGAGGCGCATGCGGAAAAACTCTTTGAACCTTACACTCAAGCTAGTGCTTCCACTTCCCGAAAATTCGGCGGCACTGGGTTGGGTTTGGCCATCTGTCGGCGCCTTTGCGAGATGCTTGGCGGATACATCCGGTTTGAAAGTGTCCCCGGGCAGGGGACGACCTTTTTTTTCACCCTCAAGGCTCCAGTGGTCACAGATTCGTTCGCCCATACCGGCAAGGTCCCAGTTTCGGGCCAGCCGATGCCGTCCTTTCGCATTTTGGCCGCCGAGGACAATGTGGTCAACCAGCGGGTTTTGGAGTTGACCCTCAAGAAGCTCGGTTGCAGTTCCCTCATCGTTTCCAATGGAAAGGAACTGATGCGACAGTTGGAAAAAGACCGGGACTTTGATGTCGTTCTGCTGGACGTGCACATGCCAGAGATGAACGGCCTGGATGCCGTCAGGGAAATCCGACGGCTAGAAGCCCGTGACCAGTCGCCCCGCCTGCCGGTCATTGCCTTCACCGCTGATGTCCTCGCCTCGGAACGCGCGGCCTGCCTTGAAGCTGGAATGGATGCGGTCCTCAATAAACCCCTCAAGGCTGAGGAACTGCTTAGGGAATTGCGCACCGTCGGGCGGACACGTTGA
- a CDS encoding cytochrome c, protein MQLSPRILLTVICAGTVLAACKDAPPNPRESAESVALESLLAEGEETYNQTCAMCHLDGHGSEVVPPLIGAPALSKDDPAELIGIILNGQKGKIERGGKTFDGIMPPHGYLSDREIAAVATYLRKTYGSHPAPVQPTQVAKLR, encoded by the coding sequence ATGCAACTGTCCCCTCGAATACTCCTGACTGTCATCTGTGCCGGAACCGTCCTCGCCGCCTGCAAGGATGCTCCCCCCAACCCCAGGGAATCCGCAGAGTCGGTGGCCTTGGAATCCTTGCTCGCCGAGGGTGAAGAAACCTACAACCAAACCTGTGCCATGTGCCACCTGGACGGCCATGGAAGCGAAGTGGTTCCTCCCCTCATCGGCGCCCCTGCCTTGTCCAAGGACGACCCGGCCGAACTCATCGGAATCATCCTCAACGGGCAGAAGGGCAAAATCGAGCGCGGGGGGAAAACCTTCGACGGCATCATGCCTCCCCACGGCTACCTCAGTGACCGCGAAATCGCCGCCGTCGCCACCTACCTGCGCAAAACCTACGGATCCCACCCCGCCCCGGTGCAGCCGACCCAAGTGGCGAAGTTGCGCTGA
- a CDS encoding NIL domain-containing protein has product MKGRYWLNFDAEAATKPLLFHMAKACPEVAFNVRQATVNDKVGVMALELEGDRELVKAAIAWLESEGVTVEPVEINTIEG; this is encoded by the coding sequence ATGAAGGGACGATACTGGCTCAATTTCGATGCCGAGGCGGCGACCAAGCCGTTGCTCTTCCACATGGCCAAGGCCTGCCCGGAAGTGGCTTTCAATGTCCGCCAGGCCACGGTCAATGACAAGGTCGGCGTCATGGCCTTGGAATTGGAGGGCGATCGAGAACTGGTCAAAGCCGCCATCGCCTGGCTCGAATCCGAGGGCGTGACGGTCGAGCCCGTCGAGATCAACACTATCGAAGGTTGA
- a CDS encoding ubiquitin-like small modifier protein 1 codes for MPIAVSIPPPLRGLTHNADTVNAEGATVGEIIADLEKNFPGIGDRLLDANGQIRRFVNIYVNGEDVRFLEDQSTPVKSNDELSIVPAIAGG; via the coding sequence ATGCCCATTGCCGTATCCATCCCCCCGCCCCTGCGCGGATTGACCCACAACGCCGACACCGTGAACGCTGAAGGTGCCACCGTCGGGGAAATCATCGCCGATCTGGAAAAGAACTTCCCCGGCATCGGCGACCGTCTCCTCGACGCCAACGGCCAGATCCGCCGCTTCGTCAACATCTACGTCAATGGCGAGGATGTGCGCTTCCTGGAAGACCAGTCGACGCCGGTCAAATCCAACGACGAACTCAGCATCGTGCCCGCGATTGCCGGAGGCTGA